TGGATACTCCATCTCAGGCAGCTTGGACATTGATAATAACCACTACCCAGATATTGCAGTGGGCTCTCTTAATGACTCAGTGGTCCTCTTCAGGTGAGAAAAGACTTATTAAAAACCCAAATGAGAACCTCAATTTGATAACAGCACGAGTTTGACAGGAAccataaatatgtattattaatattgtttcatttattgttGGAAGAAAATTCCAAATCTAAGCAGAAGCGTTGCAtgttttttatctatttttatcaTGATTTAGTCATAATTTGTTCTACCTGACCcatcgttttttgtttttgtgtgtcccCAAGGTCTCGTCCAGTCATCCATGTGATCAGAGAAATAACTATCGATCCTCAGTACATTGATCTGGAGCAGTACAACTGCAAGGGCAGAGAAGGAGTCTGGTACGTACTGATATAATGACAAGTAATCCAAGATAACTAAAACCCAGATTTTAAAACTGCCAGTGTAATTTTGTCtgtggttttcttttcaaaataaagaattattTAAATCTATACTACTGTTTAAAAACggcatgtttttaaatctgcacCGTGTCCTTTTTTAGCGTGGAGGTCAAGGCCTGCTTCACCTTCACAGCCCACCCAGAACACTACTCACCACACATCAGTAAGTCACACCTCCATTTCTGTTCTTCTCTCATGTGGGACAGGAGTCATTTCTATATACAGTGGAAAGTAACCTTATCTGTGGAGTAACAttacactttattttcattaaatcacAGCTGTGTAATACTGTACTCCCTCAGATGGGGGTTTCATATATATTCCACCCCCGGGGGGCTCTTTAAGTGCTCTCTGTATAGTACGTGTcctgacatttttaaatcccACTATCTGTCTTCATGCATcattcttgtttttcattttcattgttcattttcaaGCCTTGGTGGTGCActttgaagctgacacagaccGCAGGAAGTTGGGCCTCCCGCACCGCGTTAACTTCCTGGGCCGCAGTTCCCTGGAGCCGGAGTTTACTCAGACAGAAGAAGTGGAGCTGCATCGGCAGCGTCACCCTGTGTGCACCACTGCCACCTTCCAGCTCCACGTTAGTGACTCAAACAATATTATTAGGTGGTTCTTGGAcatagtttttgtctttttttaaactctggtaACAAACAATCAatggaaataataatacattaatggTATCACATGTTTCGTGTGACAATCTATCTTTTTTACCAAGTTTTGGGACATTGAACAGTTTAACTTTGAATCCACACTCTTTtgcagcacaaacaaacacaatttggTTGACCAATTTTCTGTTGTCCAAAGTAATGATTTCACAATCTCTGTTCACGCAGGAGAACATCATTGACAAACTGCGTCCCATCTCGTTGGCGATTACCCACACTATCAAGCCCGTGCCACCACGCAGACACTCAGGTGGCAAGAAACTGGAGAGGCTGGCGCCTGTACTGAATGTTTCCCCCTCTAACACGCTGCACTCTGAGGTCTGTAACAAAAGGAAGCTGAAGTATTTTGTGGTTGGAATtcattttaatcacatttatTACGTGATTTATCCTTTAATCTACAAAAGGTAAATTAAAAAgcaagagaaataaagagaaacaTGCCCGGTACAGTTTGACAGAGCTAATCGATTACCTGACGAATGTAGAATGTGCgtagagatttaaaaaagaacttcATCTCTGTTTCGTTTACACTCCGAAGGTGAACTTCCTGCGAGAAGGATGCGGCAGCGACAAAATCTGCCAGAGCAACCTGAAGCTGAACTCCCAGTTTGGAACACGACCCCTGACCTCCGACCTCTTCACCCCTCTGCCAAAGTTAGtgcctgaaaaaaaaacactctgtgTGAGCTGGTGCAAACTGTTACTTAGCAACCGATACCCCCAACACAAACAACTATCTGCAATAATGTGTAAACCGGATTTTACCACAAGAATAGAAGTCATGTTTTACTGTTATGGTTGTTTATAAGGTTGATACTCTATGTCTATgcttctctcccccccccactctcttCATGCAGAGATGAAGATGACGTGCAGGTGTTTTCCCTGTCGGACCAGCGGCTGGTGGTGCTGGAGATCACCGTCACCAACGTGCCCTCTGACCCCCTGAACCCTGAGGAGGACGGAGACGACGCCCACGCTGCTCAGCTGCTAATCTCCCTACCAAACACTCTGTCGTATGCTGGCTCCAGGGTCCCACCACAAGTATGGCctctaataaaagaaaaaaacactttttcacagcGTTAAAACACATATGTTTGGATTGCAGATTTCTTTCTGATAGTATTTGTGTGCTGTCATTGACTGACTATAGATGAGGTGCCAAGCGAACCAGAATGGCTCTCAAGTTGAATGTGACCTGGGAAACCCTGTGAAACGAGATACTAAGGTAAGGAAACTAAACAGTGTGAATTCAGTTAAAGCTTGGAAGACTGTTCATCTCACATACTTCCATAACTTCTGAAATTTCTTTCCTATAGTGTGAAACAAAACCAGCATAATCTTCGCCATAAGTGTAATTATATTGCCTTTccaattattcttttttctgaaatatgtttttcagCTGAAATTCTCTATCAACTTGAGCACATCAAACATCACGATTGAGACCACTGAGTTGACAGCAGATCTCTCAATGACAACGTAAATTCTCCACATCTTTTAGactaacatttaatttaacCCACATCAAGCTTCAGTTATTTAAATGCTGATATTTGACTTGTTCAGGCAAAACAATTCTTTCAtcacagtgtttgtttgtgggtcTGTCCTCAGTATCAGTGAGCAGCCTAATCTGGTGCCAGTCACAGCTTTTGCTAAAGTTGTGATAGagctccctctgtctgtcagtgGGTGAGTGAAACCTTTTAAAGCAGTTTCTCCCTCAATGTATTTGCCACATAAACACTTCTTAATATCAGGACAGCTTACTTAAACTTGTAACATACACAtttccccttgttttctcttcGCTTTAAGCTTGCTAAAATCATTTTATTCCGTATCAGCATGTTCCAACTCTTTGTTGACGCTTTGTGATGTTTACACTGAGATGTTATAGATATAGtgagcagattttttttacacatttacacaaaatttAGCCTCACATACTGGTCATCTTTGGAAtctttttaagtatttaaaatgcatttactgtacatgcatgaGTTTGACTAAATAAAATTCATCTTGCTCTTTGGCAGTTATGAGAGACATGATATTATCCCAGGCTAGCTGGGCCAGTACGGTGCCTAGTAAATATGTGTATGCTACATGAagctttgtgagtgtgtgtacagctGTCCAACACACTGATGTGATCCTGTTTTACTGTAGGCTTGCTACTCCGCACCAGCTGTTCTTCAGCGGGACAGTGAAGGGAGAGAGTGCCATGACCAGTTTGGAGGACATCGGCAGCCCAGTTGATATTGAGTTTGTGGTGAGGAAcgagtgtgtgtgcgtaagtgtgtgcttgtgtgtatgtgtgtgtacacaaggAACCTGTGTATGTGCGTTCTAATTGCCACGTGGACACAGGTGAGCAGCGTCTGATGTATCATggcaacagacacacatttaatatgtgtgttttatgttttctccGTTAGGTTGCTAACCCCGGCCAAACTCTGCAGACGCTCGGCTCGGCCTTCCTCAACATCATGTGGCCTTACGAGCTGGCCAATGAGAAATGGCTCTTGTATCCCGCCAGCTTGAAGTTTGAAGGtcacccaaacacacagtgcACCCCAACAGGGGCATTGAATCCTCTGAAGCTACACAGCTCCTCACCTGCAGAACTCCCACAGCCTGTAAGTCACAGAGCAAGAAGACCAGAGCTCATTTTTGGCTCAGCTAGGAAATCTCATTCCAACCCCGCAAATTACAACAACACCTATACAGCAtccactttttttttggggccgatcaatattgttttttgacGTGAAAGGTTCCTAAAGTGACTGACCTGACCCAAAGGTGTTCAAGTGGCAGCCATGTTTAATGCTGGCTAAATTCTTTGAATGCCAACAAACACAGCTTCAGTGCTTTTGCAAGTCCATCAGTACTGAATTGGGAATTTTTTACTTCAGCAATTACCATTTCACACTTTATTCTGTCCAACTTCTAGTTCTCATGTTTAATATTAGCTGGATTTTCTATTAACAAAGGGAGGCTACTTTTTGTTAATTGCAATAGAAAACGTCTTTCTTAGATCTACAATCCTATCTTATTCACAATGCTTCTGACTGTAGAgaaattaaagattttttgctggaaatgaaaaacaaaaacaaaaacacagattttcctTCTTACATATATAGTAATTTTGGTTTCCATCCAGTTCAAAGAAAAGCTTTCAGAATAGAAGAATTTTTTTTGATGCAGCTGCATGTAACAATATGTTATTGTCAAAACtgcatcatcaacatcatcatcctGTTCTACCTTTCTACACTGTCTTGTGCACACTAACAATTTAATTACCAGTTTTAGAGACTGATCTTTATCTGCCTATGTGAATGTCTCACTTTGACCAGGCCGGGCGAACGCGCCGCTCCCACCCAGAGGAGGGCAGTCAAGTGACGACAAAAGGCAGCATGGGACGAACCACCCCTGCTGTGGCAGCTTCAGAGAGACGCAAGTCGCTCAAACTGGTAAGAAGGAAATGAAAATATAGATGCACAAAAGAAAAGATGCAGGCTTTGTAACTCTtgctttacactacttttaTAGCTGCAAATGTACGTCTGCggttcatttgaaaaaaaaaatgaatcccaAAGCGCCCAACTGTAATTTCTTTCTCCAGGATTGTCTCTTGGGGTCGGCACGCTGTGTCCTGATACAGTGTCCCCTCCACAGCTTCTCTGGTCAAGCTGTCCTGAAGATCCATGCCAGGCTGTGGAACAGCAGCTTCATAGAGGTATAAAAAACCCTGTCATCATCACGTCAGCACCCTACTGCACATTACTCTCCATCTCAGCTTCAGTCCAGCCTTTACAGCTGCTGCCGGCACTCACATTGATCTGATGTAAGTGATTGAATAACTGCAGAAAGTGCACTCACAGAATGACTGACAAGAGGCGTTTGTCAGCttgttaaaggtgcaatatgtaatagtGAAAGCTCGTGTtgaaaatagttactgcagtacaaattcagaatactggagagagtcgtgTCCcctgccccctcctccccagactcaagGTTTATGTTGGTTGCCGGGCAGAGACCCCAGCATTCACTACAATGCTGCTAGACGCTTATAGCCAGAAATGACttcacagcagagcagagtagctaacgttagatgctacCAATGTAACAGTCATTCAAGCTGTGCGGAGCTCTGTACCCAACTGACAGGCAGACTTTCTCCCTTACAATTACAGTAGGAActggtaaaaacacaacaacattgcTCTCCTCTTTTTTACATATCTGTACTTCACTTAAGTAAAATCAATAGTGCatacttttgacttttactttATTACATTGTGAAGCAATTAAGatactttctactccactacatcctCTACAACGTTCCAATACATTTTTTCGTTACATTTTCCGATCAGTTTTGCCCCCTGCCTAAACGTAGCTGGCCCAAAGCCCGAAGTGGGAGTGGGTGAGCAGGTCAGGGATGGCAAGTGACGGTGAACCCCGCTGGGTAGTGGAGCTGCCAAACCCGCTGGCAGCGCcctgactgctgctgctactgaaGAGATGAGAGCTCAGCTGAGGCTTTACAGATGGTTTATAGCCTGGTTGTCAACCCTGAATGTTCATCTCGAAAAGCATCTTCATAAAAAAAGGGTGGTTCATTACGTGGTGGACAGACCAGAGTTCagtttgtcattcattttgttcATACATAtatgcattggggtcatttttgaaTTGatcacagtaaatatattacttATTCAGTTACTGTAAAACATCTCCTTTTTGACCATTGAGTCACCTGCTGCTACCTGTTTAGTGGGATATCCAAGAATAACAAGAAATATACAACCAACTTggtgtttgcttttttcttgATATCCAATGAAATGTTCCCTAGAGGGCATTTATCTTCTTTGGTTTGATTTATTTCCACATGAATCAAGATGTTGGCGCAAAAGTTTTATGAAGTTATTAAATTACTTATTTATGTGGGTTTGTCATAGTTTCAGCCAACCCTCCTTTATAAGACATGAATAATGGTCCAAACTACAAAAAGAAGAATAGATTAAAGAAGAACCAAATTTCCATCTCCAGGTTTTTCCTTTGCTGGaatattaatatactgtatgtgtcagatTGCATTAGCTCAAATTTGAGAATAGGATTTCAATTTGTACAATTGATCtgcaaatgtattgttttatttgacagtAAATAGAGTTGGTTTGGAATGAACAAAGCACAGAATTATTCTGAACAGTTATGTATATAGCTGATAAACTATTAAATACCAAGTTTTCATTAttgttcctctttctctgtctgtcaggAGTTTTCAGCAGTCAGTGCTCTGGAGCTGCTGGTCAGAGCCAACATCACTGTGAAGTCCAGCATCAAACATCTGGTCCTCAGGGATGCTGCTGCACAGGTCCTCATCACACTTCAGTTCACAGAGCATGTGTCctcaaaataattgtaattttgtCATGTAACAAGGCATGTACATGGCAGCACCTTTAACACATCCCTACCAGCAGtatctaaaatataaatttaattaataatCTCAACATTTCTAAACTCTTTTTACAACACTTATCTTACAGGCAAAAATGACTGAAGCCAAGGGGAAATATCtcttctacttttatttttcaattcaacGTTTTTATTGCATCCTTCTTTCCTCCCCAGGTTCCAGTGATGATCTATCCTGAGCCTGGTCTCGCTGACCAGTACAGGATCCCATGGTGGATCATCCTTATAGCCGTCCTGGCAGGCATCCTGCTACTGACTCTGTTGGTCTGCATACTGTGGAAGGTAACAAATAAAGGATACATAAATGTCACTGAATTGTGCAGGCTGCATTGTGTAACACTTCTACTCTCTATACAGCTTATTTTGCTATGTGTCAAAACAATGAATAATGATTCACTTTAATATCAAACATTGATTAATGGCCTGTACATAAGAGGTCCTTACAGTGTAATTGACTTTATCCCTTTATCCCCACGTATCCCTGGCAGTTTTTAATCACTTTCCATGATAACCAAATTATTTCCATACACTTTGTTCTGTTCTGTCCTATAATCATTTTATTCCCTCCAGCTTACTCTCATCTGTTCCTTTCCTCCtttgtttgtcctctgtgtgtCATCCTTTTGGGTTTGTGTCCTCTCCCTGGGAACT
The Etheostoma cragini isolate CJK2018 chromosome 4, CSU_Ecrag_1.0, whole genome shotgun sequence genome window above contains:
- the itga7 gene encoding integrin alpha-7 isoform X3, with the translated sequence MAALAGHGNTVSLSSCSSHRWTTLICALLFHLGKVWGFNLDTTHTLHKLGDHGTFFGFSLALHQQLTPEPQSWILVGAPQAAGQGPLTGSRPGALFRCPITPEEYDCKRVDIDGEVSLDRENKDNQWLGVTVKSQGIGGKVVTCAHLYELRQRVGQPSETRDPIGRCYVLSEDLTERDDLDGGEWKFCEGRPQGHEQFGFCQQGMSVSFTPDNNYILFGAPGTYNWKGEMRVQLLNQTLLDLGFYDDGPYEVADQKQLNAQLIPVASHSYLGFSVDSAMDIMSLGELTFVAGAPRANHTGAVVLLRKDNVYRLVPQHIFWGEELASSFGYSVATTDLNKDGWTDLIVGAPNFFDRKAEIGGAVYVYLNPFGHWDDQARPIRLNGTYDSMFGMTVSNVGDLDQDGYGDIAVGAPFDGDGKVFIYRGSDAGIETKPAQVLDGRDFDVRRFGYSISGSLDIDNNHYPDIAVGSLNDSVVLFRSRPVIHVIREITIDPQYIDLEQYNCKGREGVCVEVKACFTFTAHPEHYSPHITLVVHFEADTDRRKLGLPHRVNFLGRSSLEPEFTQTEEVELHRQRHPVCTTATFQLHENIIDKLRPISLAITHTIKPVPPRRHSGGKKLERLAPVLNVSPSNTLHSEVNFLREGCGSDKICQSNLKLNSQFGTRPLTSDLFTPLPKDEDDVQVFSLSDQRLVVLEITVTNVPSDPLNPEEDGDDAHAAQLLISLPNTLSYAGSRVPPQMRCQANQNGSQVECDLGNPVKRDTKLKFSINLSTSNITIETTELTADLSMTTISEQPNLVPVTAFAKVVIELPLSVSGLATPHQLFFSGTVKGESAMTSLEDIGSPVDIEFVVANPGQTLQTLGSAFLNIMWPYELANEKWLLYPASLKFEGHPNTQCTPTGALNPLKLHSSSPAELPQPVSHRAGRTRRSHPEEGSQVTTKGSMGRTTPAVAASERRKSLKLDCLLGSARCVLIQCPLHSFSGQAVLKIHARLWNSSFIEEFSAVSALELLVRANITVKSSIKHLVLRDAAAQVPVMIYPEPGLADQYRIPWWIILIAVLAGILLLTLLVCILWKCGFFKRSERRRHYETEYYRAHLGVQPSEAEKQASEL
- the itga7 gene encoding integrin alpha-7 isoform X2; this translates as MAALAGHGNTVSLSSCSSHRWTTLICALLFHLGKVWGFNLDTTHTLHKLGDHGTFFGFSLALHQQLTPEPQSWILVGAPQAAGQGPLTGSRPGALFRCPITPEEYDCKRVDIDGEVSLDRENKDNQWLGVTVKSQGIGGKVVTCAHLYELRQRVGQPSETRDPIGRCYVLSEDLTERDDLDGGEWKFCEGRPQGHEQFGFCQQGMSVSFTPDNNYILFGAPGTYNWKGLLFMASPIEDALLYKTLEPSSRPTSFEDVAHNSYLGFSVDSAMDIMSLGELTFVAGAPRANHTGAVVLLRKDNVYRLVPQHIFWGEELASSFGYSVATTDLNKDGWTDLIVGAPNFFDRKAEIGGAVYVYLNPFGHWDDQARPIRLNGTYDSMFGMTVSNVGDLDQDGYGDIAVGAPFDGDGKVFIYRGSDAGIETKPAQVLDGRDFDVRRFGYSISGSLDIDNNHYPDIAVGSLNDSVVLFRSRPVIHVIREITIDPQYIDLEQYNCKGREGVCVEVKACFTFTAHPEHYSPHITLVVHFEADTDRRKLGLPHRVNFLGRSSLEPEFTQTEEVELHRQRHPVCTTATFQLHENIIDKLRPISLAITHTIKPVPPRRHSGGKKLERLAPVLNVSPSNTLHSEVNFLREGCGSDKICQSNLKLNSQFGTRPLTSDLFTPLPKDEDDVQVFSLSDQRLVVLEITVTNVPSDPLNPEEDGDDAHAAQLLISLPNTLSYAGSRVPPQMRCQANQNGSQVECDLGNPVKRDTKLKFSINLSTSNITIETTELTADLSMTTISEQPNLVPVTAFAKVVIELPLSVSGLATPHQLFFSGTVKGESAMTSLEDIGSPVDIEFVVANPGQTLQTLGSAFLNIMWPYELANEKWLLYPASLKFEGHPNTQCTPTGALNPLKLHSSSPAELPQPVSHRAGRTRRSHPEEGSQVTTKGSMGRTTPAVAASERRKSLKLDCLLGSARCVLIQCPLHSFSGQAVLKIHARLWNSSFIEEFSAVSALELLVRANITVKSSIKHLVLRDAAAQVPVMIYPEPGLADQYRIPWWIILIAVLAGILLLTLLVCILWKCGFFQRAHYKDKLPQYHAVKIPREDRPQFQTEKSGVVYKKEWATHWIDGTS
- the itga7 gene encoding integrin alpha-7 isoform X4, which translates into the protein MAALAGHGNTVSLSSCSSHRWTTLICALLFHLGKVWGFNLDTTHTLHKLGDHGTFFGFSLALHQQLTPEPQSWILVGAPQAAGQGPLTGSRPGALFRCPITPEEYDCKRVDIDGEVSLDRENKDNQWLGVTVKSQGIGGKVVTCAHLYELRQRVGQPSETRDPIGRCYVLSEDLTERDDLDGGEWKFCEGRPQGHEQFGFCQQGMSVSFTPDNNYILFGAPGTYNWKGFSVDSAMDIMSLGELTFVAGAPRANHTGAVVLLRKDNVYRLVPQHIFWGEELASSFGYSVATTDLNKDGWTDLIVGAPNFFDRKAEIGGAVYVYLNPFGHWDDQARPIRLNGTYDSMFGMTVSNVGDLDQDGYGDIAVGAPFDGDGKVFIYRGSDAGIETKPAQVLDGRDFDVRRFGYSISGSLDIDNNHYPDIAVGSLNDSVVLFRSRPVIHVIREITIDPQYIDLEQYNCKGREGVCVEVKACFTFTAHPEHYSPHITLVVHFEADTDRRKLGLPHRVNFLGRSSLEPEFTQTEEVELHRQRHPVCTTATFQLHENIIDKLRPISLAITHTIKPVPPRRHSGGKKLERLAPVLNVSPSNTLHSEVNFLREGCGSDKICQSNLKLNSQFGTRPLTSDLFTPLPKDEDDVQVFSLSDQRLVVLEITVTNVPSDPLNPEEDGDDAHAAQLLISLPNTLSYAGSRVPPQMRCQANQNGSQVECDLGNPVKRDTKLKFSINLSTSNITIETTELTADLSMTTISEQPNLVPVTAFAKVVIELPLSVSGLATPHQLFFSGTVKGESAMTSLEDIGSPVDIEFVVANPGQTLQTLGSAFLNIMWPYELANEKWLLYPASLKFEGHPNTQCTPTGALNPLKLHSSSPAELPQPVSHRAGRTRRSHPEEGSQVTTKGSMGRTTPAVAASERRKSLKLDCLLGSARCVLIQCPLHSFSGQAVLKIHARLWNSSFIEEFSAVSALELLVRANITVKSSIKHLVLRDAAAQVPVMIYPEPGLADQYRIPWWIILIAVLAGILLLTLLVCILWKCGFFQRAHYKDKLPQYHAVKIPREDRPQFQTEKSGVVYKKEWATHWIDGTS
- the itga7 gene encoding integrin alpha-7 isoform X1; this translates as MAALAGHGNTVSLSSCSSHRWTTLICALLFHLGKVWGFNLDTTHTLHKLGDHGTFFGFSLALHQQLTPEPQSWILVGAPQAAGQGPLTGSRPGALFRCPITPEEYDCKRVDIDGEVSLDRENKDNQWLGVTVKSQGIGGKVVTCAHLYELRQRVGQPSETRDPIGRCYVLSEDLTERDDLDGGEWKFCEGRPQGHEQFGFCQQGMSVSFTPDNNYILFGAPGTYNWKGEMRVQLLNQTLLDLGFYDDGPYEVADQKQLNAQLIPVASHSYLGFSVDSAMDIMSLGELTFVAGAPRANHTGAVVLLRKDNVYRLVPQHIFWGEELASSFGYSVATTDLNKDGWTDLIVGAPNFFDRKAEIGGAVYVYLNPFGHWDDQARPIRLNGTYDSMFGMTVSNVGDLDQDGYGDIAVGAPFDGDGKVFIYRGSDAGIETKPAQVLDGRDFDVRRFGYSISGSLDIDNNHYPDIAVGSLNDSVVLFRSRPVIHVIREITIDPQYIDLEQYNCKGREGVCVEVKACFTFTAHPEHYSPHITLVVHFEADTDRRKLGLPHRVNFLGRSSLEPEFTQTEEVELHRQRHPVCTTATFQLHENIIDKLRPISLAITHTIKPVPPRRHSGGKKLERLAPVLNVSPSNTLHSEVNFLREGCGSDKICQSNLKLNSQFGTRPLTSDLFTPLPKDEDDVQVFSLSDQRLVVLEITVTNVPSDPLNPEEDGDDAHAAQLLISLPNTLSYAGSRVPPQMRCQANQNGSQVECDLGNPVKRDTKLKFSINLSTSNITIETTELTADLSMTTISEQPNLVPVTAFAKVVIELPLSVSGLATPHQLFFSGTVKGESAMTSLEDIGSPVDIEFVVANPGQTLQTLGSAFLNIMWPYELANEKWLLYPASLKFEGHPNTQCTPTGALNPLKLHSSSPAELPQPVSHRAGRTRRSHPEEGSQVTTKGSMGRTTPAVAASERRKSLKLDCLLGSARCVLIQCPLHSFSGQAVLKIHARLWNSSFIEEFSAVSALELLVRANITVKSSIKHLVLRDAAAQVPVMIYPEPGLADQYRIPWWIILIAVLAGILLLTLLVCILWKCGFFQRAHYKDKLPQYHAVKIPREDRPQFQTEKSGVVYKKEWATHWIDGTS